CAAACCCTACCCGCCCGCGCCGGTCCGAAGGCCGGCGCGGGCGGCTTTGCGGGTCAGACCTTGTCGCCGTTTACGGCGTGGGTTTTCTTGCCGGCAAGCAGGTAATCGGCTATCTGCTCGGCGGCCTGGCGAGCCACCGTTATCTGCGCGTCTTTCGTGGAGGCGGCGATATGCGGCGTGGCGATGACATTTTCCATGCCGAAAAATATATGCTCCGTCGCCGGCTCTTTGACGAAAACGTCGCAGGCAAGGCCCGCTATCTGGCCGCTTTGCAGGGCCTCTTTTACGTCGGCCTCCACCATAACGCCGCCGCGCGCGCAGTTGATTATGCGCACGCCCTTTTTCATCTTGGAGATGGCTTCCTTATTAAGCATCCCTTTGGTGGCATCCCTTATAACCACATGGTAAGTGATGAAGTCCGATTTTTTGTAAAGCTCGTCCAGCGGAACCATGGTTACGCCCAACTCGCGGGCGCGCTCTGCCGTCATGGCCGGGTCATAGACCAGGACAGTCATCCTCAGGCCCCTGGCCCTGTCTGCCACCACGGCGCCGATATTACCGCAGCCGATTATGCCCAGCGTCTTGCCGGTAAGCTCCACGCCCTCGTATTTTTTCTTTTCCCACTTGCCGGCGTGGGTGGAGGCGTTGGCCTGCGGGATATGCCGGGCCAGCGCCATCATCATGGCCACGGCATGTTCGGCGGTGGAGACGGTGTTTCCGTAGGGCGTGTTCATCACCACCACTTTTTTGCCGGTGCAGGCGTTGACGTCTATGTTGTCAACGCCGCTGCCCGCGCGGGCCACAGCCTTGAGCTTGGCTGCGGCGGCGATAATGTCGCCGGTGAGCGTGGTGGCGGAGCGGACTATTATCCCGTCAAAATCCGCCACGCAGGATTTTAGCTGCTCCGGCGTCATGCCGGTTTTGACCACCGGCTCCAGCCCGCGCTCCTTAAGCACCTTCTCGCAAAGGGGATCGGCTTTGTCGGCTATAAGCACTTTCATTTCACGGCCTCCGTCTGATAGGTTTTGGCGACTTCGCTGTGCGCCCAGTCCAGCCATTTGGTGAGAATTTCCACGTCGGAAGCTTCCACCGTCGCGCCGCACCAGATGCGGATTCCCACCGGCGCCTTGGCATAGGAGTTGATGTCGTGGGCCACGCCCTCTTTGTCCAGCATGGCGGTTATTTTCTTGGCGGCCTTGGCCTTTTCCTCGTCGGGCAGGCGCTTGAACCAGTCCGCCGTGATTTTGAGACAGACGGAGGTGTTGGAGCGGGTCTCTTTCGTCTCGGCCAGGAAATCTATCCAGCCGCATTTGGCGGCCCAGTTTTCCAGCGCGCGCAGATTGGCGTTGGAACGCGCCGCCAGCGCCTTCATCCCGCCGATGGATTCGGCCCATTTAAGCGCGTCTATGGCGTCTTCCACGCAAAGCATGGACGGCGTGTTGACGGTGTTGTATTCCAGCTCGCCGGGCTTCAATTTGCCTTCCGCCGCCAGGCGGAAAATTTTCGGCAGCGGCCAGGAGACTTTAGGCTCGTTTTCCTCCATGCGCTTTACCGCGCGCGGGGAAAGGACGATGACGCCGTGCGCCGCCTCGCCGCCCAGCACCTTCTGCCACGAGAAGGTGATTACATCCAGCTTCGTGTAATCCATCTCCATCGCGAACACGCCGGAGGTGGCGTCGCAGATGACAATGCCCTCGCGGTCCGCCGGGATCCAGTTGAGGTCCGGCACCTTCACGCCGGAGGTGGTGCCGTTGAAGGTGAACACTATATCGTGCTTCGGGTTGGCTTTTGAAAGGTCGGGCAGCCTGCCGTAGTCGGCCTTATACTCGCTTACGCCGGGCAGCTTTAGGTATTTCACCGCGTCGGTAATCCAGCCCTTGCTGAAGGATTCCCAGCCGAAAATATCCACGGGCCGCGGGCCCAGCATGGTCCACATGGCAAGCTCCACCGCGCCGGTGTCGGAGCCGGCCACCACGCCGATGCGGTAATCCGCCGGCAGGCCCAGCACGCGCTTCATGCGCTCGGACACCTCGGCCAGCCGGGCTTTGCCTTCCTTGGAGCGGTGCGACCGCCCTACCAGCGCGCCTTTAAGCGCGTCCGGCGTCCA
This genomic interval from Elusimicrobiales bacterium contains the following:
- a CDS encoding hydroxyacid dehydrogenase — its product is MKVLIADKADPLCEKVLKERGLEPVVKTGMTPEQLKSCVADFDGIIVRSATTLTGDIIAAAAKLKAVARAGSGVDNIDVNACTGKKVVVMNTPYGNTVSTAEHAVAMMMALARHIPQANASTHAGKWEKKKYEGVELTGKTLGIIGCGNIGAVVADRARGLRMTVLVYDPAMTAERARELGVTMVPLDELYKKSDFITYHVVIRDATKGMLNKEAISKMKKGVRIINCARGGVMVEADVKEALQSGQIAGLACDVFVKEPATEHIFFGMENVIATPHIAASTKDAQITVARQAAEQIADYLLAGKKTHAVNGDKV
- a CDS encoding phosphoserine transaminase, translated to MDKPTVRTKCPNFSSGPCAKRPGWTPDALKGALVGRSHRSKEGKARLAEVSERMKRVLGLPADYRIGVVAGSDTGAVELAMWTMLGPRPVDIFGWESFSKGWITDAVKYLKLPGVSEYKADYGRLPDLSKANPKHDIVFTFNGTTSGVKVPDLNWIPADREGIVICDATSGVFAMEMDYTKLDVITFSWQKVLGGEAAHGVIVLSPRAVKRMEENEPKVSWPLPKIFRLAAEGKLKPGELEYNTVNTPSMLCVEDAIDALKWAESIGGMKALAARSNANLRALENWAAKCGWIDFLAETKETRSNTSVCLKITADWFKRLPDEEKAKAAKKITAMLDKEGVAHDINSYAKAPVGIRIWCGATVEASDVEILTKWLDWAHSEVAKTYQTEAVK